The following proteins come from a genomic window of Patescibacteria group bacterium:
- a CDS encoding helix-turn-helix domain-containing protein: MKKAILIKFGKRVRDERVKLGLSQEQLGSHAGVHRTYIGMIERAEKNITLENIEKVSKALGLKLSDFFRNF; this comes from the coding sequence GTGAAAAAGGCAATTTTAATTAAATTTGGTAAAAGGGTGCGCGATGAACGTGTTAAATTAGGATTGTCTCAAGAGCAACTAGGTTCACATGCAGGCGTTCATCGCACTTATATTGGCATGATAGAAAGAGCAGAGAAGAATATTACACTGGAAAATATTGAAAAAGTGTCGAAAGCTCTTGGTTTAAAATTATCGGATTTTTTTAGAAATTTTTAA